The Leptospiraceae bacterium genome includes a region encoding these proteins:
- a CDS encoding DUF393 domain-containing protein gives MIFRVILFDGVCNLCNTSVNFIIDHDSKKKFRFASLQSEFAQNLIENSSTENKFYTSNGLLLLNEDICKELNSLNSILYFEDGIFYTKSDAVLRIAEYLDGIYKFISIGKILPTSFRDLIYEYIARNRYRWFGKSESCRMPTPELKDRFLG, from the coding sequence ATGATTTTTAGAGTGATTCTATTCGATGGAGTATGTAATCTTTGTAACACCTCGGTGAATTTTATCATTGACCATGACTCGAAAAAGAAATTTCGATTTGCCTCATTGCAATCAGAATTTGCTCAAAACTTGATTGAAAATTCTTCCACTGAAAATAAATTTTATACCTCTAACGGTTTATTACTGTTAAATGAAGATATTTGTAAAGAATTAAATTCTCTGAATTCGATCCTCTATTTTGAAGATGGAATTTTTTATACCAAGTCCGACGCAGTCCTTCGCATAGCAGAATATCTTGACGGAATCTACAAATTCATTTCTATTGGAAAAATTCTGCCTACTTCTTTTCGTGATCTAATCTATGAGTATATAGCTCGTAACCGCTACAGATGGTTCGGTAAGTCGGAATCTTGTCGTATGCCTACACCTGAGTTGAAGGATAGGTTCTTGGGATGA
- a CDS encoding 6-carboxytetrahydropterin synthase — translation MFTNESGKFYIRIEGRFESAHYLYKYYADGSDEACHGHSWKVEIFLSGEENIRPDGISFDFLTAKQKLAELLLSIDHILINDHPDFKGINPTSENIARWFFAGLKQEVLKAKGKVDRIVIYEGPENLAYFEPN, via the coding sequence ATGTTTACAAACGAATCGGGAAAATTTTATATTCGCATCGAAGGACGTTTTGAGTCCGCACATTACTTATACAAATACTATGCTGATGGAAGTGATGAAGCTTGTCACGGACATTCTTGGAAAGTAGAAATTTTTCTTTCTGGAGAAGAAAACATTCGTCCTGACGGAATCAGTTTTGATTTTCTCACCGCCAAACAAAAACTTGCGGAGTTACTTTTGTCTATAGATCACATTTTAATAAATGACCATCCTGATTTTAAAGGAATTAATCCTACTTCAGAAAATATTGCTCGTTGGTTTTTTGCTGGTCTCAAACAAGAAGTACTTAAAGCAAAAGGCAAAGTAGATCGAATTGTTATCTACGAAGGCCCTGAAAATCTTGCCTATTTTGAACCGAACTAA
- a CDS encoding type II toxin-antitoxin system VapC family toxin — protein sequence MKFLLDTNIFLFAIEDSKRISKKAISLLEDDSNELFLSHVSLWEITIKHSIGKLQFLDGLKKTMELGIEKLGLQMMPIRSNHIYRVSEFPFHHNDPFDRLIAAQCLEEKISVITTDPIFKKYKVSGQIA from the coding sequence TTGAAGTTTTTACTAGATACAAATATATTTTTATTTGCAATTGAAGATTCTAAACGTATTTCCAAAAAAGCAATTTCACTTTTAGAAGATGATTCCAATGAACTTTTTCTAAGCCATGTAAGTTTGTGGGAAATTACGATTAAACACTCCATTGGGAAGTTACAATTTTTGGATGGGCTCAAAAAAACAATGGAACTAGGAATTGAAAAATTAGGTTTGCAAATGATGCCAATACGATCGAATCATATTTACCGAGTTTCCGAGTTTCCATTTCACCATAATGATCCATTTGATAGACTAATAGCCGCACAATGTTTAGAGGAAAAAATCTCCGTTATTACTACCGATCCAATTTTTAAAAAATACAAAGTCTCGGGGCAGATTGCTTAG
- a CDS encoding type II toxin-antitoxin system prevent-host-death family antitoxin — MGTYNIHEAKTNFSKLVHDATQGEEIIIAKSGKPLLKLVRYESKKKKSKRELGFLKGKIIFSKDFDSPLPSEILKYFEGKD; from the coding sequence ATGGGTACTTATAATATACACGAAGCAAAAACTAACTTTTCCAAATTGGTTCACGATGCAACGCAAGGGGAAGAGATTATTATCGCAAAATCCGGGAAGCCGCTTCTGAAACTTGTGCGTTATGAATCAAAGAAAAAGAAATCCAAAAGAGAACTAGGTTTTTTAAAAGGTAAAATTATATTTTCTAAAGATTTTGATTCGCCATTACCCTCTGAAATTCTAAAATACTTTGAAGGTAAAGATTGA